The Lynx canadensis isolate LIC74 chromosome D1, mLynCan4.pri.v2, whole genome shotgun sequence genome has a segment encoding these proteins:
- the LOC115525464 gene encoding olfactory receptor 4A15-like, with protein sequence MEHRINVTEFVLLGLTQSLQGQKILFVVFLLIYIVTMVGNLLIVVTVVVSPTLDSPMYFFLGYLSFMDAVYSTTVTPNMIIDLLCEKKTISFQACMSQLFLGHLFGGSEILLLVAMAYDRYVAICKPLHYLTIMNQRVCVLLLLLAWVGGFLHAVVHLVFVYNLPFCGPNVIDHFICDMYPLLKLACTDTYVIGLTVVANDGAICVVIFTVLLISYGVILHSLKNLSQEGRRKALSTCGSHITVVVLFFVPCIFMYVRPPSTLPIDKSLTVFYTVMPPMLNPLIYTLRNGEMKNAMEKLWTRRRK encoded by the coding sequence ATGGAACATAGGATCAATGTGACTGAGTTTGTCCTCTTGGGGCTCACTCAGAGCCTCCAAGGtcagaaaatattatttgttgtGTTCTTGCTCATCTACATTGTGACAATGGTGGGCAACCTCCTCATTGTGGTGACCGTGGTGGTCAGCCCAACCCTGGATTCccctatgtatttctttcttggtTACTTATCTTTTATGGATGCTGTGTATTCTACTACAGTCACTCCAAATATGATTATAGACTTACTCTGTGAGAAGAAAACCATTTCCTTCCAAGCTTGCATGTCTCAGCTCTTTCTAGGACACTTGTTTGGTGGCTCAGAGATTTTACTCCTGGTggccatggcctatgaccgctatgtggccatctgcaaaccctTGCATTATTTGACCATCATGAATCAACGGGTGTgtgttttgttgctgctgttggcCTGGGTGGGAGGTTTTTTGCATGCTGTTGTTCACCTTGTCTTTGTTTACAACCTTCCCTTCTGTGGTCCCAATGTCATTGACCACTTCATCTGTGACATGTACCCATTATTAAAACTTGCCTGCACTGACACTTACGTTATTGGCCTCACTGTGGTTGCCAATGATGGGGCAATCTGTGTGGTCATCTTTACGGTCTTGCTCATCTCCTATGGGGTCATTCTGCACTCTCTGAAGAACCTTAGTCAGGAAGGCAGGCGCAAAGCCTTATCCACCTGTGGCTCCCACATTACAGTGGTGGTCCTCTTCTTTGTCCCCTGCATCTTCATGTATGTGAGACCTCCTTCTACCTTACCCATTGATAAATCCTTGACTGTATTTTACACAGTTATGCCACCTATGTTGAACCCCCTAATCTATACTCTGAGAAATGGAGAGATGAAAAATGCCATGGAAAAGCTCTGgaccagaagaagaaaatga
- the LOC115525403 gene encoding olfactory receptor 4A47 has protein sequence MEARNNVTYFVLLGLTQDPKEQKVLFVMFLLFYIFTMVGNLLIVMTVTVSNTLGSPMYLFLANLSFMDVTYSSCISPRLILDLFFGENTISFQSCMTQLFVEHFFGGSEVFLLLVMAYDRYVAICKPLHYLVIMRQWVCVVLLVGSWVGGFMHSVIQVSTIYGLPFCGPNVIDHFSCDMYPLLKLVCTDTHVIGLLVVANGGLICTIVFVLLLISYGVILHSLKNLSPEGRRKALQTCGSHITVVVFFFVPCIFMYMRPAKTFPIDKLLSVFYTVITPMLNPLIYTLRNSEMTNAMKKLWRRNVISLSR, from the coding sequence ATGGAAGCAAGAAACAATGTAACTTACTTTGTCCTCTTGGGTCTCACACAGGATCCAAAGGAACAGAAGGTCCTTTTTGTTATGTTCttgcttttctatattttcaccATGGTGGGCAATTTGCTCATTGTCATGACTGTAACTGTCAGTAATACCCTGGGCTCGCCTATGTACTTGTTTCTTGCTAATTTATCATTTATGGATGTCACTTATTCTTCTTGCATTTCCCCCAGATTGATTTTGGACTTGTTCTTTGGGGAAAACACCATATCCTTCCAATCTTGTATGACCCAGCTATTTGTAGAGCACTTTTTTGGTGGATCAGAGGTCTTTCTTCTGCTggtgatggcctatgaccgctatgtggccatctgtaaGCCCTTGCATTATTTGGTTATCATGAGACAGTGGGTGTGTGTTGTGCTCCTGGTAGGGTCCTGGGTTGGGGGTTTTATGCATTCAGTAATTCAAGTTAGCACTATTTATGGGCTCCCATTCTGTGGCCCTAATGTCATTGATCATTTTTCCTGTGATATGTACCCCTTACTGAAACTGGTCTGTACTGACACCCATGTCATTGGCCTGTTAGTGGTGGCCAACGGAGGACTGATCTGCACAATTGTGTTTGTGCTCTTGCTCATCTCTTATGGTGTCATCTTGCACTCTCTAAAGAACCTTAGTCCAGAAGGGAGGCGGAAAGCCCTCCAGACCTGTGGTTCCCACATCACTGTGGTGGTCTTCTTCTTTGTGCCGTGTATTTTCATGTACATGAGACCTGCCAAGACCTTCCCCATTGACAAATTATTGAGTGTGTTTTATACAGTCATAACCCCCATGCTGAACCCCCTGATCTACACTCTGAGAAATTCTGAGATGACAAATGCTATGAAGAAACTCTGGAGGAGAAATGTTATATCTCTCAGTAGATAA